The following nucleotide sequence is from Synechococcus sp. KORDI-52.
GGGAATGGAGAGGCCGAATTTGGCCTTGTCGCCCACGGAACTGCCCCAACGTCCTGTGCTGCGGCTGGAGAGCTTGGCCCGCACGCCGATGTAGGGCGCTGCCCCCAGGCTCTTGCTGGCTTCGATAATCCGGTCGACTTCATCCGGCTGTTCAATCACCACGACCGGTTGCCGTCCCAGACGTCGCGCCAGGATTGCAGTCTCGATGTAAAGACGATCTTTGTAGCCGTTGCAGATCAACAGGGCTTCGGGGTCGTCCAGCAGTGATAGTGCAATCAGCAGCTCCGCTTTGCTGCCCGCTTCCAGTCCGAAATTCCAGCGGTGGCCACAGCTCACCAACTCCTCCACCACGTGGCGTTGCTGGTTGCACTTCACCGGGAAAACGCCTTGGTATCGGCCTGGGTAGCTGTACTGCGCAATAGCGCGTTCAAAGGCGGCGTGGAGCCGCTCCAAGCGGTCTTCAAGGATGTCGTCGAAGCGAATCAGCAGCGGCAGAGCCAGGTTGCGGCTCTTCAGCTCCGACACCAGATCCACCAGGTCCAGGCTGCCGCCGCGATCCCCTTGGGGTTGAACGCTGATGTGCCCGCGCCCATTGATGGAGAAGTACGGATCGCCCCAGCGGTTAAGGCCGTACAGCGCCGCACTGTCTTCAATCGACCAGCTTTCGCTGTCAGCCACCGGCCTCTGTCGTGGGGAATGGTCGGAATCTAGGGACTTCCCCTGCACTGCCCAAGGCCTGTGCTTGCCAATCGGGGTGGCCAGCACTGACGATGGCTGCGCTTCTACCTAACACCAATTCCATGGCCGAACGCACTTTTGTCGCCATCAAGCCCGACGGCGTCCAGCGCGGCCTGGTGGGCGAGATCCTCGGTCGCTTTGAGCGCAAGGGCTTCAAGCTTGTGGGTCTGAAGCAGATCACCCCCAGCCGTGCGCTGGCTGAGGAGCACTACGGCGTCCACAAGGAGCGTCCTTTTTTCGCCGGTTTGGTTGATTTCATCACCTCTGGCCCAGTGGTGGCCATGGTGTGGGAAGGCGATGGCGTCATCGCCAGCGCCCGCAAACTGATCGGCGCTACCAAGCCCCTCGAGGCCGAGCCCGGCACCATTCGCGGCGATCTGGCCGTCAACATCGGTCGCAATGTCATCCACGGTTCCGATGCTGCGGAAACGGCTGCCTTCGAGATCGGCCTGTGGTTTGAAGCGTCTGAACTGAACGACTGGTCTCCTTCTGATCAGGAGTGGCGCGTCGAGGGCTGATCGCCTGACAGCTCGTTCTGATCTGCA
It contains:
- the ndk gene encoding nucleoside-diphosphate kinase, whose protein sequence is MAERTFVAIKPDGVQRGLVGEILGRFERKGFKLVGLKQITPSRALAEEHYGVHKERPFFAGLVDFITSGPVVAMVWEGDGVIASARKLIGATKPLEAEPGTIRGDLAVNIGRNVIHGSDAAETAAFEIGLWFEASELNDWSPSDQEWRVEG